The Sphingomonas sp. NBWT7 nucleotide sequence GTGCGGATCGAGGCACCGCTCGCGGTCGCGCCGCTCGCGGTCAGCTGCGCCGCGTCGACCGCGCCGACGCTGATGCCGGCGCCGTCGGTGCGCAGCACGACCGCGCCGCCCGCAAGCGGCACGCCCACGAGGTCGATCGCGCCACCGTTAGCGGTCAGCGTCAGTGCCTCGGCACCGGCCGCATCGCTGTCCGACCGAATCGACAGCGCGCCGCCGGTCTGGCTGACCCCGCCGGCCGATGCGGTTGCGGTATACGCCCCCTGCGCGCGCTGTTCGCCGCCCAGCGTCACCGAGGTGCCCGTGATCGTCGCGTCCCCCGCGGACGCCAGACTGCCGGCCGCGACGACGGCGCCGCCGTTCGAGCTCAGCGTCGCGCCCGCGCTGCCGGCGTTGATCGTACCCGCCACGCCGATCGCGTTCGATGCGCGTACGTCTACCGCGCCGCTGCTCGCCGTCAGCGCGCCGGCCGCATTGAGCAGCCCGCCAGCCGCCTGCAACGTTACCGCGCTGCCCGCGGCGCCGCCCAGCGTCAGGTCGCCGCCCGTCGTGACGAGCGTCGCCGCGCCCGTGCCGCCCTGCACGTTGCCGACGGCGAGCGACGCGCCGGTGGCATTGACGCCCGTCGCGCCCGTCAGGTCACCTGCGCGCACCGCGCCGGCACTGGTGATCGTCACATTGCCGGTGGTACTGCCCACGCCGCCCAGCGTCGCCGCGCTTCCCGATAGCGAAACGTCGCCGCTCGCAGCGCTGCCGCCGTTGACCGCCAGTGCGCCGCCGCTCTGCAGCCGCAGCGTACCGCCCGTCGCCGTCGCGCCGCCCACGCTCAGCGTACCCGCCGCCTCCCCGTCGATGGCACCCGCCGTGGCGACGAATGCGCCCGTTGCGGTGATCGCGCCGCCACCTGCGCGTAGTGTGAGCGATTGCCCACTGGCCCCGCCGCCGAGCGTCAGATCGCCGCCCGACGCGCTCAGCGTCACCGCGCCGCTGCCGCCCAACACCGCGCCGAGGTCCAGCGCGGACGCGCTGGTATCGATGCCGGCCGCAGCGGTCACCGCACCCGCCTGCACCGCACCTGCCGAACGAATCGAGATGTCGGCGGCGCGGCTCTCGACGCCGGCCAGCGTCGCGCTCGCGCCCGTCAGCGTGACGGCCTGGTCCGCAACGATCGCGCCCGTCACCGACAGCGCACCGTCGCGCGCGCGCAGGCGGACGCCGCCGCCCAATGCGGAGACCGCGTCCTCGGCCGTGATCGCCCCACCCGCCAGGACATCGACCGCGCCACCGTCGGCACGCACCACGCCGGTCGTACCAATCGCGCCGTTCACCGCTTGCAGCGTTACCGCCCGCCCGCTGACGGCGCCGAGCGACAGGTCGCCGGTATTCGCGGTCAGCTCGATCGCGCCCGTGCCGCCGCGCACCTCGCCCACCGCCATCGACGCGGCACTTGCGCCCACTCCGGCCGCGCCTGCCAGCGAGGTGGCAGTCAGGCGGCCCCCGGTCGTGATCGACACCGCGTCGTCGCGGCTCTCGACGGTGCCCAGCAGCAGCGCGGCCCCGCTTGCCAGCGTGATCCCGCCACTTGCGTTGAGATCCGCCTGAACCCCGAGCGTGCCCGCCGTCGCGCGCAGATCGATGCCCTCCCCGGCTCCCGTCACCGTGATCCGCTGCACCGACAGGTCGCCGCCGATGCTCTCGGCGGTGAACCCCTGGACAAGATTCAGGCGACCGAAGGCCAAAGATCCCTGTGAGCGGAACGCGCCCGCGGCGCCGAGCGGATCGCCGTCAAGCGTCGCCAGCGTGCCAAGCGATCGCGCGGTCACGTCGCCCAGCACGAGCGGCGCCTGCGCCGCAGCGAAGATCCGGACGCCGAGCGCGCGATTGGTGCCGCCGGTGATCGTCGCATCACGCGCGAGCACGATCCCCTCGGGGCCCGCCGCCTGCAGGCGAATGTAATCGCCGGCCTGCGTGCTCGACGACGTGATCGCCGCGCCACCGGCGATCCCGCCGCTGCGTGCCAGGATGTCGATGATGCGCGCGCTGCTTACCTCGGCCGTGCCGAGCGCCACCGAAGCGCCGCGCAGCGTGACGGCCTCGCCGCCCGATACGTCGCCGCCCAGCGTCAGCGCGTTGACCGCGTCGGCCAAGATCAGCCCGCCCGCGTCGAGACCGCCGCTGGAGACCGCCGCCGCGCCGGTCAGCGCGATGTCGTCATCGGCATCGATCGCCCCCGTCGCGAGGGCACCGACGGTAGCGACGACACGAACGTCGCCCGCGCTCGACGTCAGCCCGCCCGTGGTGACGTTGGCGCCCGTCAGCGACAGGTCGCCGCGCAGCGACACGTCGCCGGTCGTGATCGCCACGGTGCGGGTGATCCCGGTGGTGAAGTCCGCCGTGCCGATTGCGCCGAGCAGTCCGCGTGCGCGCACCTCGCCCAGTCGGACAATTCCTGTGGTATCGGCGGAGCGGACGCTGATGTCGGACTGCCGGTCGGTGCCGCCCAGCAGCACCGTGCCCGGCGCGAAGTCGATTGCGCCCCCCGCCCCTGCCGCGCGCGCCGCATCGATCGCCAGCGTCATGCCGGCATCGCCGCCCGCCGCATCAGCGCCCAGCGTCAGGCCGTCAAGCCCGGTGATGCCGCCGCGGCCGGCGGTCAGCCGCACCGCGCCGCCGGCGGACTGGGACACGTCTGTGCCGTTACCGAGGCTGATTGCGCCGGCATCAATCTGGTAGGTACGCCCAGCGGTGACAGCCCCGGCGACCGTCGCACGGCTCGCCGCCACCGCGTCGCCGATCACAATGTCGCGCGCGGCCGACAAGGCAGCGAGCGTCACGTCGCCCGGCGTCTCGATCCGAATGTCGGATCCCGATCCGGCAGCGCGCACCAAACCCGTCGCGGTGATCGCACCGGCAGCGCTCGCGGTCGCCGATCCGCCGCGCGCATTGAGCTCAGCGACGTCGATCGTACCCGTCGACTGCAGATCGACGCCGCGATCGGATGCTAGAACGCCCCCGGTGATCGTTGCGCCCTCGATCAGCAGCGCCTCGCGCAGGTTGACGCCGCCGGTCGTCACCGCCCCGGTTATGCGCAGCCCGTTGCCAACTGCGCCCGTACCGATCCCGCTACGCAGCGCGCGCGCCTCGACAGTGCCGATCAATACCTGGTTCGCCCCTGATCGCAGCCGCAGCGTCAGCCCGCCCGAACGCTGCTCGCCGGCGAACAGCGCGGCATCGCCGCCCAGAAGGATATCACCGAGGGCGGTGCCGAGCGTCTCTATCAGCAGTCCATCGTTCGCGCTCGACCCCGATCGCAGCGTGATCGTTCCGGTGCCGGTGATGTTGCCGTCGGTGGTGGAAAGCTGCAGTTGGTCCGACGCACCGATGGTGAGGCCCGTGCCGCCGCTTAGCGCGATCCCGGTGCCCGCCAGCCGCACGTCGTCGCCGGCGCCGATACCGCCGCTGATCGTCAGCAACCCACCGGCGCCGAGCAGCGCGTCGCTGCGCGTCTCGATTGTGGCGGCCGACTTAATCGCCCGGTTCGCGGCGATCACCACGTCGGAACTGCTGCCCTGCGTGCGTAGCAGGCCGCTGACCGATACGTCGGCGAGCCCGCCCGTCGCGGCTGCATCCGCCGCGATCGTCAGACCGTCGACCGCCGCCGTCGGGCGCCCGGCGGACAGCACGATCCCGCGCGATCCGGCGCTCGCGGTCGTGACCTCGGCCGAGACGCCGAGCAGCGAATCGGTCAGCGTTCCCTCGGAGGCGAGCGCGAACAGCGCGTTGTTCCCCGCCACCTTGCCCTGAACATACTGGCTGGTGCCCGATACCGCGGTGCCGCGGTTGATCGTCACCGACAGTGGGCTGCCTGCGCGATAATCGAGCGTGACGTCCGCCGCGCTGACGAAGGCGACGTCCTGCCCCTGTGCGATGAACTCGCCGCGCGCATCGATCTTGGGCGCGATCATCACCAGCCCGCGCGTGTCGCCGTTGATCGCGAACTTCGCGCCATCCTGAACGATGATCCCCGACGCTTCCTTGCCGGCGGGCGCACGCAGCCGGAAGCGATCGTTGGCGAGGACGAAGTCGGTGGACGATATATCCAGCGTCGTCAGCACGAGGGATCCGGTGGCGAACGATGCCTTGGAGCCGACGAGAATGCCGTTGGGATTGTGCACCCACACCGCCACGTCGCGCTCGCTCGTCAATCGGCCGAGCAGTTGCGACACGCTCGTCGCCGATACGTCGCGGTTTAGCACCGCGGCGCCGCCGGGCACCACACGCCCGTTGGTGAACGCGATCGTCTTGTCTTCCGGGATGTTGAAGCCGTCCCAGTTGATGACGGTGCTCGCAGCGCGCAGGTTGACGCGCAGCTGGTCGGCGGTGGGGTTGCTCAGTTGCGGATCGGAGCCGAGCGGGCTGGTGGTGACGCCGCGGATGTCGCCTTCGGTCGGCAGGCGCACCGCCTGCCCCTGTGCCGAGAGCGCACCGAATCCGCCCAGCGCCGTGGTGAGCGCGAGAACGCTGCGCCGCAGGTGGCGGGGGCGCGGGGCTTGGATCAGGAACGCGAACATCGGTGCTTCCTATCGTGCGCGGTCGCGCAGCTGCAGGGTCAGAGAAACGAGAACGCGACCAGGCGGCCGACGTTCGTCGAGCAGCAGCGCCTTGTCGAGGGGCTTGGCATAGGCGACGTCGAGCACGACGCTGCCCGGCAGCGAAAGGCGCAGGCCGCCGCCGACGCTGTCGAACGTGCGCGGCCCCTCCACCGTGGCACGATCGAGATTACGCAGGTGCAGCCGGTCGTAGAATCCGTAGACTTGCGTGCCAAGCCGCGATGAAATCGGCGGATCGGCACGCAGCTCGAAACGGCCGCCCACCGCCCGGTCGGCGCTGTTCGATCCTGGATCGTAGCCCCGACCGACCGTCAGGCTGCCGAGTGCGAACTCTTCGTAGTTAAGCAGCGGATCGTTCGCCCACTGCGCCTGGCCAAGTGCCGCGATGCTGAACACGGGGCCCAGCCGCAGGCTGGCATCGACCGTCCCGCGGAACACCACCGCGCGCGGGTTGCCGTCCAGACGCGAGGTCAGCTCGCCGCTCGCAAATCCGCGTTCGCTGGCGTTGAAGATGCTGAGCCCCTTGCGCAGCTCCGCGCTCGCCGCGATCGAGAAGAAGACGTTGCCGTTCGCATCGACTAGCTGGTGATCGGCGTCGAGGCCGACGAACGCCACGCGCAGCCGGTCGCGCGTCAGCGTGACGGCGGTGTCGCCGGTGCCGACGCGAGCGATCTGGTCGACGAAGTCGAACCCGCCGCGCACGCGCGCGTTCGACCGGATCGATCGCACCAGCGGGCGCGTTAAATCGAAACCGGCGATTAGCGTGTTGGTGCGCAGATCGAGCGGGCCGAGGTCGGGCCGCGACCAGGCGTAGGTGACGCGGCTGCCCAGCGTCGTGCCGTTGTTGTCGAGTTCGAAGATATGGCCGCCCTGCAGGATGATCTGTTCCTGAAAGTCGGCGGTTGTCGACACGCCCAGATAGGTGATGTCGGCCAGCCCGGTCAGCCCGTAGATCTCGCCGCGCGCGTACAGCGTCTCGCGCCCCAGCAGCCGCGAATTGTAGTTCTGCGCGTTGGCGAACAGCGCGAAGCGGCGCGAGCTGACGGTGAGGTCGCCGATCACGTCGCCCTGCGCACCGCCCGACGCGCGCAGCGACAGCGCGACGTCGAGCCCCGGCACGTCGCCGGCGAGCAGCAGCAGCCGCTCCGCTTCGCGCTCGTTCAGCGGGTCCATCGCCTGCAGCTTGGCGAGGCGCCGACGCAGCAGCGGTTCGTAGCGGCCGGCGTCGCCGCGCACCCGCACCTCGACGAGCCGCGCGGTGACTACCTCGAGCCGGAGCACGCCGTCGGCAATTTCCTGCGCGGGAATCTGAACCGAGGCGATCCACCCCTTGCGGCGCAGCGCGGCATTGGCCTGATCGCGGATCTCGCAGACCACGGCGACCGGCTGATCGCCGCTCGGCACCGCGAGATCGGCCAGCGCATCGGCGATCTGCGGCTGCAGTGCCGATCCATCGGGCCGGGTGAATGCCACGCGCGACACCGTCACACGAAGCGCAGAGGTCGCGAACGGGCAGTTGCCCTGCTGGAAGGCGTCGCGCGCGTCGATCTGCGCGCGCGCCTCACCCGCCGGCTCAGGCGCGGGCGGGGTAATCTCCTGCCGCGTCGGCAGATTGGGGGTGGCGACCTGCGCCTGCCCCGGCGACGCGCCGAACGCCAGCGCCGCCAGCCCGATTAACGAAACCTTCTTACCAATCGCCAATCGCAAGCCCTATCCCCCTCCGTGCCAAAGCGTCGGCGCCCCGCGCGCCCGGCCACCCTTATTCCTCGCGGTAGATCTCGGTCAGGTACCAGCGGCCCTTGCGCTGCTCGAAGACGAACGCGCCGACGCGGCGGTAGCCAAGCGGGTCGTTCGCCCCACGCTTGGGCACGGCGCTGCTCTCCAGCGCCTGGCGCAGCGTCCGCTGCCGGGCGTCGAACGTCGTATCGCTCGCCAGCGCCTGGCGCACGAGCGGTGGGACGGCGGCGCGCGCGACCGACGTCTGCTCGTCCGAATCGAGGGTCCCGTGCGTCTTGACCGTCGCGGCGCTGGCCGCAATCAGCCCGGCCGCGTCATCGGCGAGAGCCGCCTTGCGGAACCGCTGCCAGTAATCGGCGAACGCCTCGTTCGCCGGCTTTGCTGCCGCCGGTGCCGCCTGCGCACCCATGATCGCGGCGGCGTTCGCCGGGCCTGGCTCCGCGCTGCACCCCACCAGCGTGATCAGCAGCGCGGGGTGGCAGATTTTCAATATGGCCATCGGATTGCCTTTACGTCGTAGCTTGCCAGCGAGAAGTTCGATTCTTTTACAGAGTCGCTCTGGTTGCCGCCGAGCAATTTGATGTGCGTCGCCGTCTGGCTGATGAAAAAGGCAACATGATTACCGCTCGACGATCCTGTCGCGCGATCGTTGGTGCGGCGCTTTTGGCTGATCTGGATGATCGCGCCGTAGCGTGGCGTCTCGAGCTTCTGCCCCCATGTCGCGAAGCTCGCCGCAGCGGCGCTGCGGCTGCCGCGCAGGTTCGCCTGCGCGAGCACCCAGTTGACGAACGACGCGCACCACGGAACCGAATCGGGCTGGCTGCCGAGCGAGGTGGCAGCGTGATATTCCATGATCCGCTTGTTGTTCGCGCGCCCGCGCGCCTCGACCACGCCCGCTTCCGCGAGCGCGATGCGCATCCACGGCGCGCCGATCGCGGTGCCCGGCTGCTCAAGCGGCGGGCTGCGGCGCGGCGCCGGGCGGGCTGCGGCAGGCGTCGGCCGTTCGGCCGCAGGCGGCGGCGAGGCTTTGGGCGTTCGGCTCGCGGGGGCGGCACGCGCGCCGGTGCCGCCGCTGATCGGCAGCTGGCGGACCGACGGCGGCGTCACCGCTCGCGTAGGGGCGGACGGCAGCGCGCTGCCCGCCACGCCTAGGCTGCGCCACGTGCGCTGCCCGACGATCCCATCGACCGTCAGGCCCTGCCCCGCTTGGTACTCGCGCACCGCGCGATCGGTTGCCGGACCGAAGACGCCGTCCAGCTCGAGTGGCGGGCGCGGCCGCTGGGTCGTGTTGAGTGCGTGTTGGAGGAGCTGGACATCCTGTCCCCGCGCCCCGCGATCGATCTCGTTAAGTCGCACGATCTCGCCTCCTTCCCCATAAGGCGGAACGATCAACGTTCCGCTTCCACGATGGATGCACCTTGTCGTTACGCTTGCCGCGTCATCCTCTTGCCCTTAACGGCATCGTCGTCACGCCGCCTGCGATGGCTTATTATCCGCGACGATTGCAAGTGCTGGCGCCGCATTATCAAAGTGATAGGCGAGTGCGTCGCCCTCTACGGTCACGTCGATCCGCGCCACGTCCTCGCCGCGCATCCGCCGTTCGAGCAGCGCCACCGACATGTCGGGCAACATCGTATTGGTGAGGATCGCGTCGATCATCCGCCCGCCCGATGCCGCCTCGGTGCAGCGCGCGACGATATGGTCGATCACCGCGGAATCGATCGCCAGCACGATGTCGTGATTGTCGCGGATGCGCCGCTCGATCCGGCCGAGCTGCAGGCGGACGATACCGGCCAACATATCCTGGCTGAGCGGAAAATAGGGCAGCACCGACAGGCGGCCGAGCAGTGCGGGCGGGAACACCTTGAGCAGTTCGGGGCGCAGCGCCGTCGCCAGCCCCTCCGGCGTGGGCGCCATCTCCTCGTCCGCGGTCAGCGACGCGATCAGGTCGGTGCCGACGTTGGAGGTGAGCAGGATCACCGTGTTGCGAAAGTCGATGTGCCGCCCTTCCGCATCGTTCATGAAGCCCTTGTCGAACACCTGGAAGAACATCTCGTGGACGTCGGGATGCGCCTTCTCGATTTCGTCGAGCAGGACCACGCTGTACGGCCGGCGCCGCACCGCTTCGGTCAGCACGCCGCCCTGGCCGTAGCCGACATAACCCGCCGGCGCGCCTTTCAGCGTGGAGACGGTGTGAGCTTCCTGAAATTCGCTCATGTTGATGACGATCATCGAATCGTCGCCGGAGAACAGCAGCTCGGACAGCGCGTGCGCCGTCTCGGTCTTGCCGACCCCCGACGGCCCGCAGAGCATGAACACGCCGACGGGCTTGGCCGGATTGTCTAACTTCGCGCGGCTCGTCTGGATGCGCTTGGCAATCGCATTCATCGCGTGATCCTGACCCACGACGCGCTTCTTCAACGCGTCGCCGATCGTCAGCACGCTGGCGATCTCGTCCTTGACCATTCGCCCCACCGGGATGCCGGTCCAGTCGCCCACTACGGCCGCGATCGCGTCACCGTCGACCACGCCGAACACCATCGGATCGTCGCCCGCCGCCTCACGCGCTGCCGCCAACGCCGCATCGAGCGCCGCCGCGTTGCCGCCGTCGCGCGCCGTACGCACCGCGTCGAGCGCATCCTTCTCGCGCGCCCATTTCGCCTCAATCGCCTCCACCGCCGCGCGCGCCTCGGCGATCTCACCTTCAAGGTTGGGGAGCCGATCGTCGCGGCGATAGCGCCCCTGCGTCTCGCGCTCGACCACCGCGCGCTCCGCTTCGAGGAGCTCGAGCCGCCGGCGACGATCCTCCACCGCCGCGGGCGTCGCGTGCTGCGACACCGCGACGCGCGCCGCGGCGGTATCGAGCAGGCTCACCGCCTTGTCGGGCAGCTGGCGTGCGGGCACGTAGCGCTGCGACAGCGTCACCGCCGCGGTCACCGCCTCGTCGAGCATCACAACCTGATGGTGCGCCTCCATCATGGGCACCACCGATCGCAGCATGTCGATCGCGACGCCGGTTTCCGGCTCGGCGACGTCGACCGTCTGGAAGCGGCGGGTGAGCGCCGGGTCCTTCTCGAAATACTGGCGGTATTCGGCATAGGTAGTCGCCGCGATCGTGCGCAGCCGGCCGCGCGCCAGCGCCGGCTTCAAGAGGTTCGCGGCATCTCCCGTGCCCGCCTGTCCGCCCGCGCCCACCAGGGTGTGTGCCTCGTCGATGAACAGGATCACCGGGCTCGCCGCGCCTTCCACTTCGTCGATCACCTGGCGCAGCCGTTTCTCGAACTCGCCCTTCACTCCCGCGCCGGCCTGCATCAGCGTAACGTCGAGCGCTCGCAGCGTGACGTTGCGCAAGCTGGGCGGCACGTCGCCATCGGCGATGCGGCGCGCGAAGCCCTCAACCACCGCGGTCTTGCCGACGCCCGCTTCGCCGACCAGGATCGGATTATTCTGGCGCCGGCGCAGCAGCACATCGACGAGCTGCCGGATCTCCGCGTCGCGGCCGACCAC carries:
- a CDS encoding filamentous hemagglutinin N-terminal domain-containing protein; its protein translation is MFAFLIQAPRPRHLRRSVLALTTALGGFGALSAQGQAVRLPTEGDIRGVTTSPLGSDPQLSNPTADQLRVNLRAASTVINWDGFNIPEDKTIAFTNGRVVPGGAAVLNRDVSATSVSQLLGRLTSERDVAVWVHNPNGILVGSKASFATGSLVLTTLDISSTDFVLANDRFRLRAPAGKEASGIIVQDGAKFAINGDTRGLVMIAPKIDARGEFIAQGQDVAFVSAADVTLDYRAGSPLSVTINRGTAVSGTSQYVQGKVAGNNALFALASEGTLTDSLLGVSAEVTTASAGSRGIVLSAGRPTAAVDGLTIAADAAATGGLADVSVSGLLRTQGSSSDVVIAANRAIKSAATIETRSDALLGAGGLLTISGGIGAGDDVRLAGTGIALSGGTGLTIGASDQLQLSTTDGNITGTGTITLRSGSSANDGLLIETLGTALGDILLGGDAALFAGEQRSGGLTLRLRSGANQVLIGTVEARALRSGIGTGAVGNGLRITGAVTTGGVNLREALLIEGATITGGVLASDRGVDLQSTGTIDVAELNARGGSATASAAGAITATGLVRAAGSGSDIRIETPGDVTLAALSAARDIVIGDAVAASRATVAGAVTAGRTYQIDAGAISLGNGTDVSQSAGGAVRLTAGRGGITGLDGLTLGADAAGGDAGMTLAIDAARAAGAGGAIDFAPGTVLLGGTDRQSDISVRSADTTGIVRLGEVRARGLLGAIGTADFTTGITRTVAITTGDVSLRGDLSLTGANVTTGGLTSSAGDVRVVATVGALATGAIDADDDIALTGAAAVSSGGLDAGGLILADAVNALTLGGDVSGGEAVTLRGASVALGTAEVSSARIIDILARSGGIAGGAAITSSSTQAGDYIRLQAAGPEGIVLARDATITGGTNRALGVRIFAAAQAPLVLGDVTARSLGTLATLDGDPLGAAGAFRSQGSLAFGRLNLVQGFTAESIGGDLSVQRITVTGAGEGIDLRATAGTLGVQADLNASGGITLASGAALLLGTVESRDDAVSITTGGRLTATSLAGAAGVGASAASMAVGEVRGGTGAIELTANTGDLSLGAVSGRAVTLQAVNGAIGTTGVVRADGGAVDVLAGGAITAEDAVSALGGGVRLRARDGALSVTGAIVADQAVTLTGASATLAGVESRAADISIRSAGAVQAGAVTAAAGIDTSASALDLGAVLGGSGAVTLSASGGDLTLGGGASGQSLTLRAGGGAITATGAFVATAGAIDGEAAGTLSVGGATATGGTLRLQSGGALAVNGGSAASGDVSLSGSAATLGGVGSTTGNVTITSAGAVRAGDLTGATGVNATGASLAVGNVQGGTGAATLVTTGGDLTLGGAAGSAVTLQAAGGLLNAAGALTASSGAVDVRASNAIGVAGTINAGSAGATLSSNGGAVVAAGSLASAGDATITGTSVTLGGEQRAQGAYTATASAGGVSQTGGALSIRSDSDAAGAEALTLTANGGAIDLVGVPLAGGAVVLRTDGAGISVGAVDAAQLTASGATASGASIRTGALTLGTDLTLEAAGTIETGAISIADGSVSIGSSAGDVSTQAIDTTRGVTLTGNAVSFSTVDAAALSATARMGAITGGDVTVRNAASLKADAGAVTLGRVTSTGGNVAVTAGGALFATAVDAGGSVVITGTARDSDVAIAEGVVAEGAATVRSGRDIRTPFIRSRTSDLTVAAPNGRVSGFAPGSGIDLAAGPGGAFSLTVGTDALLGDVSGGNIAITATSITANSVAGGTQSVSLIATAGDLRVNGPVVGGDVTLTSVIDTTLRTVDASGTLIVGGGRSLSFDTLSGASITATGGAITGTALRTPGAADLRATTITLNRIETGGPLAATAADALVIGTVEAAGVGTLVSGGTATLGTITGDAALTLDVAGALSFGEIAGGAVTLTGGVVDGGSLRAAGAADLRAASLTLDTIETRGALSARTTGALFVDVITSGSGATLSSGAATLGTVSAAGALAIDSVGDLSFDQLSAGSINASAANGVVRGASVRSGGAATLRGATVDLAAAQATGTLLAEATRGAISIGTITAGGDVTVRAAGAATIAGSVTAGGNYRVTAGTTTLGGNGIVQQARGDVRLTTTGDALRGVTGLRLSAGSGPIVLDSNTSIEFAGTSVQVPTGALALRAGSGQSIRLGAIEAGSIGGFDGQAPTDRLTHDGTVEAGTITAGRVALTLTNGDLTTGALTSTGAVSLTTSAGAIRLGEIRAGSLDAKAATALTLGAATVAGAATLEGGSIALPTVTAQSLAVRTAGALTGAGDGRAALRTTGGDLTVDAAAARLGDVSSGGAATLRGGTIDVAGRLAAARQLLADARAALTLGDASAGADLTLKSAAGVTASAVDAAGVLAIDSGADAAINTARSGGALRVTSGGALTLGSGTAGAGIALDANGLARLGALSGGPSVTVRAPDAELTGAVRATSVRFATRDPASTALRIGDGTAADGFRLSAAEVGQIGAETLAFDAGSGALQLGTLALTPGIARSVAMLSTGDVRVTGQLSSSGGAQAIRLGGDGADGAAQTIHVVATSDAGGRLLVDNADLELRGNRIAVGLAPGFIDTLQPGEPGRAQAQALIGNANSALYNPQLGGGFYNPDATTTVGAQSLTVRFGDYALFQNTAIPGQASGATIGSVGAGGGAGTGAVQTALRVSTFGPPQSASFAFFGTINGISGASTALLANPVIDIDALLLPNSRINGCLARSGAGCLTTIVIQPTLQVFDWNTSAVFGIQQDVALPFTPIISGNNEELLSGLPALAPEQPAGAGPRPTDAPQEQQP
- a CDS encoding TIGR02594 family protein, whose product is MRLNEIDRGARGQDVQLLQHALNTTQRPRPPLELDGVFGPATDRAVREYQAGQGLTVDGIVGQRTWRSLGVAGSALPSAPTRAVTPPSVRQLPISGGTGARAAPASRTPKASPPPAAERPTPAAARPAPRRSPPLEQPGTAIGAPWMRIALAEAGVVEARGRANNKRIMEYHAATSLGSQPDSVPWCASFVNWVLAQANLRGSRSAAAASFATWGQKLETPRYGAIIQISQKRRTNDRATGSSSGNHVAFFISQTATHIKLLGGNQSDSVKESNFSLASYDVKAIRWPY
- a CDS encoding ShlB/FhaC/HecB family hemolysin secretion/activation protein, encoding MRLAIGKKVSLIGLAALAFGASPGQAQVATPNLPTRQEITPPAPEPAGEARAQIDARDAFQQGNCPFATSALRVTVSRVAFTRPDGSALQPQIADALADLAVPSGDQPVAVVCEIRDQANAALRRKGWIASVQIPAQEIADGVLRLEVVTARLVEVRVRGDAGRYEPLLRRRLAKLQAMDPLNEREAERLLLLAGDVPGLDVALSLRASGGAQGDVIGDLTVSSRRFALFANAQNYNSRLLGRETLYARGEIYGLTGLADITYLGVSTTADFQEQIILQGGHIFELDNNGTTLGSRVTYAWSRPDLGPLDLRTNTLIAGFDLTRPLVRSIRSNARVRGGFDFVDQIARVGTGDTAVTLTRDRLRVAFVGLDADHQLVDANGNVFFSIAASAELRKGLSIFNASERGFASGELTSRLDGNPRAVVFRGTVDASLRLGPVFSIAALGQAQWANDPLLNYEEFALGSLTVGRGYDPGSNSADRAVGGRFELRADPPISSRLGTQVYGFYDRLHLRNLDRATVEGPRTFDSVGGGLRLSLPGSVVLDVAYAKPLDKALLLDERRPPGRVLVSLTLQLRDRAR
- the tssH gene encoding type VI secretion system ATPase TssH, whose amino-acid sequence is MTEISRTALFGRLDDAALQTIESATGFARMRGNPYVELVHWIHLLAQDPAGDVAAIRAAFGVDDAALARDIVGALDILPRGASAISDFSPQIEETIEKGWLYASLQFGAAKVRTGHLIYGMLKTQTLRNALFAISSQWRRVAVDRLGAEFAAIVAPSAEQTVGEATAGAAAPQGTAPTGEALARYSVDLTAKARAGEIDAVVGRDAEIRQLVDVLLRRRQNNPILVGEAGVGKTAVVEGFARRIADGDVPPSLRNVTLRALDVTLMQAGAGVKGEFEKRLRQVIDEVEGAASPVILFIDEAHTLVGAGGQAGTGDAANLLKPALARGRLRTIAATTYAEYRQYFEKDPALTRRFQTVDVAEPETGVAIDMLRSVVPMMEAHHQVVMLDEAVTAAVTLSQRYVPARQLPDKAVSLLDTAAARVAVSQHATPAAVEDRRRRLELLEAERAVVERETQGRYRRDDRLPNLEGEIAEARAAVEAIEAKWAREKDALDAVRTARDGGNAAALDAALAAAREAAGDDPMVFGVVDGDAIAAVVGDWTGIPVGRMVKDEIASVLTIGDALKKRVVGQDHAMNAIAKRIQTSRAKLDNPAKPVGVFMLCGPSGVGKTETAHALSELLFSGDDSMIVINMSEFQEAHTVSTLKGAPAGYVGYGQGGVLTEAVRRRPYSVVLLDEIEKAHPDVHEMFFQVFDKGFMNDAEGRHIDFRNTVILLTSNVGTDLIASLTADEEMAPTPEGLATALRPELLKVFPPALLGRLSVLPYFPLSQDMLAGIVRLQLGRIERRIRDNHDIVLAIDSAVIDHIVARCTEAASGGRMIDAILTNTMLPDMSVALLERRMRGEDVARIDVTVEGDALAYHFDNAAPALAIVADNKPSQAA